The Equus przewalskii isolate Varuska unplaced genomic scaffold, EquPr2 contig_R1852, whole genome shotgun sequence genome has a segment encoding these proteins:
- the LOC103543211 gene encoding glutamic acid-rich protein-like, producing the protein MSTAEGRDSVQGSQHRADGCVDCDPGLVGLPVIPAEGTSVVLSAAAFLVSQVVTKALQEVENEQQGAEHTVEEDWDVWSSEQEEDLEEEQEEQGYESEEEEDADEGAEHVEERVNINMKTDDEAQEAGGEEKKVEGVRHEEPEKGTEKNLDPENSSL; encoded by the exons ATGTCAACCGCAGAGGGGCGAGATTCGGTCCAAGGCAGCCAGCACAGAGCTGATGGCTGCGTGGACTGCGACCCCGGACTCGTCGGGCTCCCTGTGATTCCTGCAGAAGGGACAAGTGTAGTTCTAAGTGCCGCAGCCTTTCTGGTTTCCCAGGTGGTCACAAAAGCCCTTCAGGAGGTGGAGAATGAGCAGCAGGGTGCCGAGCACACAGTCGAGGAGGACTGGGACGTCTGGTCatcagagcaggaggaggacttggaggaggaacaggaggagCAGGGCTACGAAagcgaggaggaggaagatgcgGATGAAGGCGCGGAGCACGTCGAGGAG CGAGTGAATATCAATATGAAAACTGATGATGAGGCCCAAGaagctggaggtgaggagaagaaaGTAGAAGGGGTCAGACATGAAGAGCCagaaaaaggaactgaaaaaaatctGGACCCAGAAAACAGCAGTCTCTGA